Proteins encoded together in one Benincasa hispida cultivar B227 chromosome 1, ASM972705v1, whole genome shotgun sequence window:
- the LOC120078457 gene encoding actin cytoskeleton-regulatory complex protein PAN1-like, with product MNMSSLLLLLLLFLNLTFNAFSEPPLPLQPAVVVGTVFCDTCFQQHLSKSPHFISGARVEVECRDEKTSKTSFKHQVTTNKKGKFKVVLPFSVAKHVKKIESCGVRLIKSSEPFCSVASSATSSSLKLKSSKKNKNGVRIFSAGFFTFKPLEQPALCNQKSDLLKSKLINPQLPFPPIVPPVIQPPSFLPPNPLQPAPLIPNPFQPPAPLIPNPFQPPAPLIPNPFQPPAPVIPNPFQPTPGSGLPLPPLPFISPSPPPPTLLPPSLVPPFLPPIPGIPSGPPREETTSPIKQSP from the exons ATGAACATGTCTTCCCTTTTGCTTCTCTTACTTCTGTTTCTTAACCTCACTTTCAATGCCTTCTCTGAGCCTCCTCTTCCACTTCAACCTGCTGTTGTTGTTGGCACTGTCTTTTGTGACACTTGCTTCCAACAACATCTCTCCAAATCTCCTCATTTCATCTCAG GTGCTAGAGTTGAAGTGGAATGCAGAGATGAAAAGACCTCTAAGACTAGTTTTAAACACCAAGTGACGACTAACAAAAAGGGAAAATTTAAAGTTGTTTTGCCATTCTCTGTTGCTAAACATGTCAAGAAAATTGAAAGTTGTGGTGTTAGATTGATCAAAAGTAGTGAACCCTTTTGCTCTGTAGCTTCCTCTGCAACTTCGTCTTCTCTTAAGTTGAAAAGTtcgaagaaaaataaaaatggggTTCGGATTTTCTCAGCTGGGTTTTTCACTTTCAAGCCATTGGAACAGCCCGCTTTGTGTAATCAAAAGTCTGACCTTTTGAAATCCAAATTAATTAACCCACAGCTTCCGTTCCCGCCGATTGTTCCACCGGTCATTCAGCCGCCGTCGTTTTTGCCGCCCAATCCCCTGCAGCCGGCGCCACTAATCCCAAACCCATTTCAGCCGCCGGCGCCACTGATTCCGAACCCCTTTCAGCCGCCGGCGCCATTGATCCCGAACCCCTTTCAGCCACCGGCTCCGGTGATTCCGAACCCATTTCAGCCGACGCCAGGGTCGGGGTTACCTCTGCCACCGCTGCCGTTTATCTCTCCGTCGCCGCCTCCACCGACGTTGTTGCCGCCGTCGCTTGTGCCACCGTTTCTGCCGCCGATCCCTGGGATTCCGTCTGGTCCGCCTAGAGAGGAAACTACTTCACCGATCAAACAGAGCCCATGA